The segment TGGAGCCACCTTGGGGAATGCGCTGTTTCCTTGGTTGCCCTTGCCCCTGGAAGTGCTGGCAGCCATCGGGTTTGTGGCTGTTTTTGCAGGTGCGTCTAACACTCCATTAGCCTGCACCTTAATGGCCATTGAGTTGTTTGGAGCGGAATGTGGGGTGTATGCTTTTATGGCGTGCGTGGTGGCATATCTGTTTTCTGGACATTCAGGTATTTATGGGGCGCAAGTAGTGGCAAATAGCAAAAACCCTTTCTATACCCGTGAGACAGGAGCATCCTTAGCGGAAGTCAAAAGACGATTCTTTTAAAATCCAGCACCTTGCCGCATAAAAAAGCCTGACGTTTGCCAGGCTTTTGATTGTAACGGATCTGCAGGTTATTTTTTGGTAGCGGCTTTGCTCGCTTTGTATTCTTCATTCAAGCCTCTTACCGCATCTTCGGTGATATCCAAGGCTTTATCACCGTACAAGATGGCGCTGTTACCCCGGGTATAAGTTAAAACCATTTTGTAGCCTTTCTCCTGGCTGATTTTCTTAAGTTGAGCTTCTACTTTTTCGTAGATCTTTTTCATCTCATCGCTCTCGTCTTTCGCTAACTGATTACCAGAGCTCTGTTGCTGGGCAGCCAGTTGTTGTTCTCTTTGGGCAAGGCGTTGCTCTGTGGCGGCACGTTGTTCCTGTGTCATGCCGGCGCCGGCTTGTCTGTATTGCTCTACTTCTTTCTGGAAGCTGGTGGCTTTCCCTCTAAGGTCGTTCTCCATTCTTTTGCCTTTAGCTTCCAGTCTGGCTTTCACATCTTTGAAGTACTGGTATCTGTTCAACAGGGAATCTGAGTTCACAAATACAATCTCAGGAGCTTCGGCAGGAGCGGCAGTGACGGTTTCATTCTCGTCAGCATCTGTGCTGTCAGAGGAAGTAGCTGTCTTGGTATTAGCCGTGGTGGCTTGTTTGGGAGCCTGGTCATTTTTACAGGCGGCAAAGGAAGCTGATAATACAGCCAGGAAGATAAGCTTTTTAGAGATGCTCACAGTCAATTAATAAAAGATGGTTTAAATAGAATCAGGGGCCGCGACCATCGTTTCGCGGCCCCTGATTTTCTGTTAGGGGTTCAATTTAAGAAAATTAATCTTAAGGGAAGTACCTGCGGGGAGGAAGATTAATTTCCGCCGGCCCGGTTTACCTCATCCAGGCTGGAGTTGCGGCGCTTCATTTCAAATTTTTCACCTTTGTTGAAGCGGTACCGCAGGTTGAAACGCGCACCCTGTCCAAACTGGTACATATCAATCACATTGATGTTGCCGTTTACTTCTGAGGTGCCGCGCATTCTCTGGGTCCGGAAAATATCTGTCAGCGCTAGGCTCACATCCAGTTGGTCTTTCAGGAAGGAACGTTTCACCGCCACATCCACCCAACCGGCAGGCTGGGTTTTGTAGACGTTGAACACTCCTTTGCTTCGGTAAGTACCGTTTACTTCCACTTTGAAGTTTTTAGGCAGTAAAAGGTTGTGGTTCATTTGCGCGGTGAACATGGTCTGGGCATTCTGGATCGTTCTTTCGTCCACAAGGGTATTGAAATTCTGGTAAGCCACGGTTAGGTTGTTGTTCATGTTCCATTTAGGAGTGACGGTTACCGGGGCCACCAGGGTAGCGTTAATAGTTTCACTTTCCACGTTACGCTGCTGGAAGATCATAGAGTTGGTTTCTGGGTAGAAGGCCGGTACCTCAGAAATGTCATCTTTGGTGTGGGCATAGCCGAAGATAAGGTTGTAGTTTTTTCTGAACGTTTGGGTAATCTGGAATGAGTTGGTGTATTCTGGTTTCAGGTATGGGTTGCCCTGGGCGTAGGTGTTGGCGTCAATGTAGAACCTGAAAGGGTTTAAGTTGCTGTAGCGCGGACGGAAGATGCGGCGGCTGTAGTTGTACCCAATCATGTAGTTCTCGGAGATTTTCTGCTGCACAAACACACTAGGGAACAAGTCAAGGTAGGAGCGAGGGGTTACTTTCTGCTCTGGAATAGAGTTCCCTTTAGAATCTGTGTACTCCGCCCGCAGGCCGGCTTGCAAGGTGAACTTGGAACTAAGGCTGGCACTGAAGTTAGAGTAAGCGGCATAGATGTTTTCATCATAAATAAAGTGGTCGCCCCGACGTTTTGGGTCTAGTACGCGCTGGGTACCTTCGTTGGTGAAGAAATCTATCTTGTTGTCTGACTCTACGTAGCTTGCCTTTGCGCCTACTTCCAGTTTGCCTTTGATGCCTGGGAAAGGTCTGGCATAATCTACCTTGGCGGAATAGATCTGGTACGAAGTAGGGTTATCATTTTCAAAGTACTCTTCCTCCACAGAACTGTTAGCTTCTCTGGTCCTGTAGTTCAGGAAATCACTCAGACCATTGTCGTTGATTCTGGCTACGTCAATGTCTGCTGAAAGCGTAGTGCCAAGGGTATCTAGCTTGCCTACATAGTGGGCGTTCACTGAGGCGCTGGTGAACTTTCTGTTATTGTGGGTAGACGTTTTATTAAAGATGGTTCCTGTTTCTCTAGGGTCAAACAAAGTGGAGTTGGTGTTCACACCAGATTTAGCGCGGGAGTGTGACAAACTCAGGGAGGCGCCAAGACTATGGTTTTTATTCAGATCATAATCTGTACCGAAGCGGGCAGAGGGGGCGAAGGTATAGGCTTCTTCCTTTCCTTTTTGTGAAAGGGTGGCGTTTTCGCCTTCGGCATTAAAGAAGGTGCGGTTCATGGTGAAGGTCCTTTTGTGTGGGCGATGGGCTACATCAACCGTGGCAAAAGAACTCCACTTGCTTTGTTTCAGGTTCAGGTTTAAGCCTCCGTTTCCGCCGCTTTTAGTGTTATTGAGGTACCCACCGTACACGCTGCCGTTTAAACCATTTAGGGTGTTTTTCTTCAGGTTGATGTTGATGATCCCGGCGGTTCCCTCGGCGTCAAACTTAGCCGATGGGTTGGCGATGATCTCCAGGTTTTTCAGATTATCGGCTGGCATTCCCTGTAGCATGGTTTGCAGTTGTTTTCCGTCCAGGTATGTTAATTTGCCGTCAATCATCACCCGAACCCCTTGCTTTCCGTTTAGCTGGATGTTGCCGTCCTGGTCTACCCAAATGCCTGGCGATTTGGCCAAAACTTCATATGCCGTGTTACCAGCAGCCATGGCGGTACCTTCTACACTTACCACCATTTTGTCGGCCTGTACATCTACCAGGGGTCTCAGGTTCTGCACGGTTACCTCTTTCAGCACCTTGGCATCTTGTTTCAGGGCTATTTTCCCGAAATCACGCGAAAAGTCTGCGGAAGTGACCTCTACCACCGGCAGGTCCTGGTCTGCAAAGCCCATGGCGCTGATGCGCAGAAGGTACTTGCCAGGGGCTGGTGTTTTCATTTTGAACGTGCCGTTTAGTTCAATGGCAGTGCCGGTTAAAAGGGAAGCATCTGAGGCTTTCAGGAGGGAAACCGTTCCGTAAGGAAGTGGTTCTCCTTTGTCGTCTACTACCAAACCGGTGAGTGAACCCGTCGTTTGGCCTATGGCAGCCTGGGTTAAGAAAGCCAGTGCGGCCAGCAAAAGGAGGAAGTGATTAATCTTTTTCATGATGTTTAGGATTTCTTAAGAGCAGAGATATTTAATATAGTACTATGTAATGCAAGGTACATGTAGAAAAAAAAAGCCTCATCAGCTACAAAGGGAAACGCTCTGAGGAAGAAACAGCTTTTTCTACGGCGGCGGCACCATGGTTTGAAGTCAGGAAAACATAGCCAAAAACAAGCGCGGTAAATGAGCAAAAGAAGAGCATTACCTGAAGGAGCAACTGGAGGATGGTTAGATTTTCCATGGCTTTGAAAATGGTTAAATGGTGTTTTGTCTCTAAGGATGGAACAAATATATCATAAGGTACTATGCAAAACAAGGTACTATTGCGAAATTATTTAAATATTTTTTCAGCTAGAAATAAGAATAGAAAACAAGAGGGTTTAAAAACAACTTTTAGCAGAAGAGTTAAGGGTATAAAAGAGTACCTATAAAGAGAGTTGATCCTTTTTGAGAAACGGGGAACAAGTAGTAGGGGTGACAAATTGATTTTCCGTTACTCCTTAAAATTTTTTGTTTGGGTTACGTACTCCTAGTTTTGGGTACTTATTTCAATAACAAGCTGTAAACGATAGAACTGAATACTTGGGCTATCCTTCAGCAAGACCAACTGCTTTGGAGACAAAAGAAACAGGAGTAGCACTTGTGCCCGTACAAGAGCGGGTAAGTAAATTTACCAAACGCCTGGGGTTAGATAATTTCCTGCTTGCGCTATTGGCAATGATCCTGCTGGCCTATGCATGGCCGCACATGGGAGAGGAAAACGGACCACTACCGTTGGAAGAGATCACTACCTATGGGGTGTCGCTGATCTTCTTTTTTTATGGGCTGCGGTTAAGTCCCGCCAAGTTGAAAGCAGGCTTGAGCGACTGGCGCCTTCATTTAGTGGTACAGCTGAGCACCTTTTTGTTGTTTCCGGCGCTGGTGTTCGTCGCCAGTTTGTTTTTAGCTCATCAAGAAAACCAATTGCTTTGGCTGGGGGTGTTTTACGTGGCAGCGCTGCCCTCCACAGTTTCTTCCTCGGTGGTGATGGTGTCTATAGCGGGTGGGAACATTCCTTCGGCCATTTTCAATGCGAGTATCTCCAGCTTGATCGGGGTATTTATGACGCCGCTCTGGATGGGCTTGTTCATGAGCACCAGTTCTACCGCTGAGATGGATTTAGGCAGTATAATCATGAAACTAATGTTGCAAGTGCTCCTTCCGGTTACCATGGGAGTGTTGCTGAACAAGCGGTTCGGGACTTTTGCGGAACAGCAAAAAGGGAGACTCCGGTTGTTTGACCAAACCATTATCCTGCTGATTGTCTATTCTTCTTTCTGTGATTCTTTCGCTCGCGAGATGTTCAAAGGCTACAGCGCAGCCGAACTGCTTTTGCTGGGAGCCTCTATGGTCGCCTTGTTCTTTCTGGTGTTTGGGCTGATTCACTTGCTTTGTAATGCCATGGGCTTCTCTCGGGAAAACAGGATTACCGCCATCTTCTGTGGTTCCAAGAAGTCATTGGTTCACGGTACGGTAATGTCAAAGGTGATTTTCCCCGATGCCAATATTGTCGGGATCATCCTTTTGCCACTCATGTTGTACCACGCCCTGCAATTGATTGCCGCCAGTGTGTTGGCGCAGCGCATGGCGCAAACTACTGGTAAGACCCAAGAAGTTGTAGGCTAATGGAAGGTGTTTGCAAGCCGTTTTCCGGAAAACAGCCTGCAAACACATTGTAAAGTTAGGAGCAATATTCAACGGGTAAGCATTGCAGCAACAGCAGCTTAAGGTTCTAGGGGTGCGAAATACTCTAATTATTTCGGTGAAGAGTTAATCGTCCTCCTCCAAAATAAAAAGCTCTTCAACTTTTTTGTTTAAGAGTAGTGCCACTTTCAAAGCCAAGACTGTGGAAGGAATGTATTTATTTGTTTCCATGGCATTAATGGTCTGTCGGCTTACTCCAATTTTCTTGGCAAGTTCATCCTGAGTAAGTTTTTGGGCAACGCGTTCGTTTCGCACGTTATTCTTCATACGCGGGTACTTTAGAGATACGGTAAAGCTCCAGGTGAAATTTTACTAAGAAGAGCAGCATCAAGGTAAAGAGATGGTACACCATGGCCTTGTAAAAACCTAAACCATAAATAAACAGGATAGCGAACAAGAGCAGGGCAGCATTTACATACAAGGCCCAAAGAAGCGACTCAAAGCGTAGTTTTCCTATAAACTCGTCTTCCTGTTTTACCTCTGAACAGGCCACTAACAGGGTTCCTACTATCAAAAGGCACGCAAGAATTTCATCGGCTATATTGTTTTCTGTTATACCAAAGGACTGCTCTGTCTCCCCAAGAAAGGGTGGATTATACATGGCGAATACCTTAACGTCTAACCAGGAAAATGCCACTACATCCTTCATGAGCAGGAGAGCCAATACCAAAGAAGGAAGTAAAATGATCCAGCCAAGTTTCTTAAACTGGTGGGGAAACAAGAAACGTGTTTTCATGACTATGTATAGTTTACATAACAAAAGACAAGTGAACTTTACATTAATTTACTTACAACAGCCTCTAAAGCAGAAGCCCGCTTCTTGTTCAAAAGAGCGGGCTTCTGCTTTTACATTAAATAACAAGCAAGGATTAGTGCGTCAACAACTCGTGGTAAGTCTCCTCAGCCTCCATCAATCCGGAGGTGGTGATATTGGTCAGCCGCACGTGTTTCTGCTCATTTACCAGTACCGGGTCATATTTGGCTACCACGCGCACGTAGTTTTCGGTGAAGCCTTCCATGTACCCGTCGGTAATGTCTGCTTCAAATAGCACACGACCTTCATAGCCAATCTGGCTTTCATAGAAGGCCCGCTTTTTCTTTTCTGAGAGAATGCGCAGCATGTCGGCGCGGCGGTTACGCTCTTTCTGTGGTACTACGCCCGGCAACTCCAATGCCAGGGTGTTGGCCCGTTCAGAATACGGGAACACGTGCAGGTAGCTTATGTCTAAGTTGTTCAGGAAGTTATACGTCTCCAGAAAGTCTTCCTCCGTTTCACCGGGGAAACCCACAATCACGTCAACCCCAATACAGGCATGCGGCATAGCAGCCTTGATCCATTCCACGCGTTGGGCGTACAACTCGCGCAGGTACCGGCGGCGCATCAGCTTCAGAATCTTGTTGCTACCTGATTGCAACGGTACGTGGAAGTGCGGCATAAACCGTTGAGAGGTAGCCACAAACCCGATGATCTCTTCACTTAAAAGATTAGGCTCAATGGAGGAAATCCGGAAACGGTTTACGTTCTCCACCTCATCTAAAGCCTGTACCAACTGGAAGAAATTCTCTTGGCGTACGCCTTCCTGCAACCCAAAGTCGCCGGTGTTCACGCCTGTTAATACAATCTCCTTCACGCCCGATTCACCAATGCTGCGGGCCTCGGCCACCACTTTCTCAATGGTATTGCTCCGGCTTTTGCCGCGGGCCTGCGGAATGGTGCAGAAGGTGCAGGAATAATCACAGCCGTCCTGCACTTTCAGGAAGGTGCGGGTACGGTCCCCGAAAGAGTAAGCATTTACGAAGGTATTGGCCTCAGACACCGGACTGGCGTGCACCTGCGGCGCGTCTTTCTTCTCAAACGTCTCCAGGATGTCTACCAACTGGAACTTCTCTGCGGCACCCAATACAGCATCAACGCCAGGGATCTCAGAGATCTCTTTCGGCTTTAACTGGGCGTAGCAACCTACTATGGTAATGAAGGCGTTGGGTGAATGCTTCAATGCCTCTTTCACTACCTTCCGGCATTTCTTGTCCGCATTATCAGTCACGGAGCAAGTGTTAATCACATATATATCAGGCGTGTCAGTAAACTCCACCTTTTCAAAGCCTCGTTCCTGAAAGATACGGGACAGGGTAGAAGTCTCAGAGAAATTGAGTTTACAACCTAGTGTATAGAAAGCTACCTTTTTCATAATTAAGGCACAAAGGTACGGAGAATCGGAAATAGTTGCGCTTTATAGAGAGGTTGTTCTTCGTTTTATAGCTGTTTTTAGAATATCAGCTTCAAAATACATCTATCCTCAGCAACATAAACAAACTTATTTCTTCAGGAAATCCCCAAAACTTGTTTGCATGTAGGCTTTGCCTTGTTCCACCTGTTGATCGGTTACCCCAGGCTCGCGCAGAATAGGACGTTGCGCTACGTTGTCAAAGGTCACTACCCCCTGCGGCGAAACCATCCCGAAGCCATCATTGAAAACGTAAAAAGCGAAAGGAGTAGCTTTGGCATCAAGCAGGTTTTTGCTCCAGGCAAAGTGATGGGTGGGCAGTCCTAGCTGCTGCAACAGAGTAGGCACTACATCTGTTTGAGAACCAATAGTGGTAATGACAGTGTCTTTCACTGCCAAAGCGCCGCCAGCAATCAAAAGCGGAATCCGGAACTTGCTGGGCGCATCGTTTTGGTCCCTGCCAGGGAAATGGTGCCCGTGGTCGGCTACCAGTACCACCAGTGTATTCTGCCACCAAGGCATTTTTTTCGCGGCAGAGATGAAGCGACCCAATGCCCAGTCGGTGTAGTAAAAGGAGTTCTTGAATTGCGTTTCCTCATCTGTTCCCGGAAACTTAGCCGGAATGGGAACGTCATACGGTTCGTGGCTGCTGAGGGTGAAAACAGTTGTTAGGAACGGTTCCTTAGGGTTCTGGTGGTCGGCGAGTACTTTGTCAAATAAGATGTGGTCGTGCACGCCCCACTTGGAGTTGTAGTTCTCACTGCCAAAATCTGATTTCTCCAGTAGCTTGTCATACTGGCCGTTGATGAGGTAAGACTTGATGTTTGCAAATGCTAATTCACCGCCGTAGTAATAGTAGGTGCCGTAACCCAGTTTTTTCAGTTCCGCCGCCAATTGGGGCAGTCGTTCAGTCTTTTTAGGCGTTTTGATGATGGAGGTGGTGGTCTGTACCGGGTATCCGCTGAGCAATGCCACCATGCCTTTTTCGCTTCGGTCACCGGCGGCGTAGATGTTCTGGAACAGGATTCCCTCTTTGGCCAGAGCGTTGAAATTTGGGGTCACCTCAGAGGGGCCACCCAGCGCACCAATTAATTTAGCCGTGTAGCTTTCCAGGATGATAAACAACACATTAGGCTTCTTCACCCGAAGCACAGTTGGAATGGTGTCACTCTTTGGCTGATACAGTTCCTGCACCAGGGTTTGGGCCTTTTGTTCGTCTAAATACTGGTAAGGATTCTTGGTGTTGTGGTTCTTTTTGATAACCGAATGCATTACGTTCCAAGGCACGTTTACTCCGGCATGGTTCGCGAAATTTTTTTGGGAAAAGTAAACGTCACTTTGGTTTAAAGGAATCTGCTGCCAACCTCCCCGGATGGGCAGCACCAACAAAGCCAGAAGGAAAAAACTAAGTAAAAGGTCTGCCGCTAATTGTTTTGAGCTTCTTTTTGGAGAAACACCCCATTTATGCTTAAGGAAAGTATACCCAACTACTCCAATCACCAGCAATACTATGTAAAACAACACCAATAGCCACACCGGGGCCGAGGCGGTGGAGGCCAGCATTTCGGCGGGGGTATTGAGGTACTGCAATGGGGTAGAATCTAACCTAAACCCCCAAGCCGAATACAGTTCAAGGTCTATGGTCACCAATAACACCAACAGCGGGAGCAGGGCATAGGTAAAGACATGAACCAACTTCAGAAGTACCTTTTTTCTGAAAGCAACTTCATTTAAGAAGAGCAGAAACGGGATCACACTTAAGTAAGCGGCAAAGGAAAGGTCCATCCGGAGGCCGTACCAAAGCACCTTGCCAATTTCAGAGGCAGTAAGTGTAGCTGTTTTGGAATGCTGGTACAGAAGGAAAAAAGTCCGGCACACCTCAAAAAAGAGAGTCCAGAACAGAAAATAGGAGATGGATCTGGTAAGTATTCTTTTCACAAGTCAAATATACCGCTAATAGGGCATCTGCAAAAAGCAGGTAATTCTGATAGGGGTGTTATTTTGGAGGTATATACTTGT is part of the Rufibacter tibetensis genome and harbors:
- a CDS encoding OmpH family outer membrane protein, which produces MSISKKLIFLAVLSASFAACKNDQAPKQATTANTKTATSSDSTDADENETVTAAPAEAPEIVFVNSDSLLNRYQYFKDVKARLEAKGKRMENDLRGKATSFQKEVEQYRQAGAGMTQEQRAATEQRLAQREQQLAAQQQSSGNQLAKDESDEMKKIYEKVEAQLKKISQEKGYKMVLTYTRGNSAILYGDKALDITEDAVRGLNEEYKASKAATKK
- a CDS encoding outer membrane beta-barrel family protein, with translation MKKINHFLLLLAALAFLTQAAIGQTTGSLTGLVVDDKGEPLPYGTVSLLKASDASLLTGTAIELNGTFKMKTPAPGKYLLRISAMGFADQDLPVVEVTSADFSRDFGKIALKQDAKVLKEVTVQNLRPLVDVQADKMVVSVEGTAMAAGNTAYEVLAKSPGIWVDQDGNIQLNGKQGVRVMIDGKLTYLDGKQLQTMLQGMPADNLKNLEIIANPSAKFDAEGTAGIININLKKNTLNGLNGSVYGGYLNNTKSGGNGGLNLNLKQSKWSSFATVDVAHRPHKRTFTMNRTFFNAEGENATLSQKGKEEAYTFAPSARFGTDYDLNKNHSLGASLSLSHSRAKSGVNTNSTLFDPRETGTIFNKTSTHNNRKFTSASVNAHYVGKLDTLGTTLSADIDVARINDNGLSDFLNYRTREANSSVEEEYFENDNPTSYQIYSAKVDYARPFPGIKGKLEVGAKASYVESDNKIDFFTNEGTQRVLDPKRRGDHFIYDENIYAAYSNFSASLSSKFTLQAGLRAEYTDSKGNSIPEQKVTPRSYLDLFPSVFVQQKISENYMIGYNYSRRIFRPRYSNLNPFRFYIDANTYAQGNPYLKPEYTNSFQITQTFRKNYNLIFGYAHTKDDISEVPAFYPETNSMIFQQRNVESETINATLVAPVTVTPKWNMNNNLTVAYQNFNTLVDERTIQNAQTMFTAQMNHNLLLPKNFKVEVNGTYRSKGVFNVYKTQPAGWVDVAVKRSFLKDQLDVSLALTDIFRTQRMRGTSEVNGNINVIDMYQFGQGARFNLRYRFNKGEKFEMKRRNSSLDEVNRAGGN
- a CDS encoding bile acid:sodium symporter family protein, with protein sequence MILLAYAWPHMGEENGPLPLEEITTYGVSLIFFFYGLRLSPAKLKAGLSDWRLHLVVQLSTFLLFPALVFVASLFLAHQENQLLWLGVFYVAALPSTVSSSVVMVSIAGGNIPSAIFNASISSLIGVFMTPLWMGLFMSTSSTAEMDLGSIIMKLMLQVLLPVTMGVLLNKRFGTFAEQQKGRLRLFDQTIILLIVYSSFCDSFAREMFKGYSAAELLLLGASMVALFFLVFGLIHLLCNAMGFSRENRITAIFCGSKKSLVHGTVMSKVIFPDANIVGIILLPLMLYHALQLIAASVLAQRMAQTTGKTQEVVG
- a CDS encoding helix-turn-helix transcriptional regulator produces the protein MKNNVRNERVAQKLTQDELAKKIGVSRQTINAMETNKYIPSTVLALKVALLLNKKVEELFILEEDD
- the mtaB gene encoding tRNA (N(6)-L-threonylcarbamoyladenosine(37)-C(2))-methylthiotransferase MtaB, with the translated sequence MKKVAFYTLGCKLNFSETSTLSRIFQERGFEKVEFTDTPDIYVINTCSVTDNADKKCRKVVKEALKHSPNAFITIVGCYAQLKPKEISEIPGVDAVLGAAEKFQLVDILETFEKKDAPQVHASPVSEANTFVNAYSFGDRTRTFLKVQDGCDYSCTFCTIPQARGKSRSNTIEKVVAEARSIGESGVKEIVLTGVNTGDFGLQEGVRQENFFQLVQALDEVENVNRFRISSIEPNLLSEEIIGFVATSQRFMPHFHVPLQSGSNKILKLMRRRYLRELYAQRVEWIKAAMPHACIGVDVIVGFPGETEEDFLETYNFLNNLDISYLHVFPYSERANTLALELPGVVPQKERNRRADMLRILSEKKKRAFYESQIGYEGRVLFEADITDGYMEGFTENYVRVVAKYDPVLVNEQKHVRLTNITTSGLMEAEETYHELLTH
- a CDS encoding LTA synthase family protein; this encodes MKRILTRSISYFLFWTLFFEVCRTFFLLYQHSKTATLTASEIGKVLWYGLRMDLSFAAYLSVIPFLLFLNEVAFRKKVLLKLVHVFTYALLPLLVLLVTIDLELYSAWGFRLDSTPLQYLNTPAEMLASTASAPVWLLVLFYIVLLVIGVVGYTFLKHKWGVSPKRSSKQLAADLLLSFFLLALLVLPIRGGWQQIPLNQSDVYFSQKNFANHAGVNVPWNVMHSVIKKNHNTKNPYQYLDEQKAQTLVQELYQPKSDTIPTVLRVKKPNVLFIILESYTAKLIGALGGPSEVTPNFNALAKEGILFQNIYAAGDRSEKGMVALLSGYPVQTTTSIIKTPKKTERLPQLAAELKKLGYGTYYYYGGELAFANIKSYLINGQYDKLLEKSDFGSENYNSKWGVHDHILFDKVLADHQNPKEPFLTTVFTLSSHEPYDVPIPAKFPGTDEETQFKNSFYYTDWALGRFISAAKKMPWWQNTLVVLVADHGHHFPGRDQNDAPSKFRIPLLIAGGALAVKDTVITTIGSQTDVVPTLLQQLGLPTHHFAWSKNLLDAKATPFAFYVFNDGFGMVSPQGVVTFDNVAQRPILREPGVTDQQVEQGKAYMQTSFGDFLKK